A DNA window from Arachis hypogaea cultivar Tifrunner chromosome 18, arahy.Tifrunner.gnm2.J5K5, whole genome shotgun sequence contains the following coding sequences:
- the LOC112769930 gene encoding uncharacterized protein — protein sequence MECPWKKPWVVLMGAIALIQLYGSINSHGCFTEEKRSLLEFKAAYSNDSLLPSWMDGPNNNCCDWERVTCHPSSGRVIHLSLYALYKLGSLPDDNGEYDCDGSPTLNGTMFLSFRELRTLNLSYNCFGEFISKPDNRSMSTLRSLEAIDLSYNNLDQSIIEFLCGLTSLKSLILAGNNIVGSFPGKGLCRLKKLEVLDLGGNDFEGTLDECFGNLTSLQTIDFSYNGLNGSIATLLSFVSLVSLEYILLGGNYFSGPFTLPIIDSEYHMNQVHTLDISNNQMDGQLPDNIGSFFPHLEYLDVSSNLFDGHIAASIGEMPNLRVLNMEKNNFSGNISLLFRLHRENKTLNEKPRLDTLIASRNSFEGPITHDICQLNLQVIDLSLNRLSGSIPSCFNMSSTQFIDLSHNRFIGTIPDSTCFNMSSTQVIDLSNNRFIGTIPDSIYGVGSLRILSLRGNQLQGQLSSQICRLRNLWILDLSSNYFTGSIPSCFDKNMFCSGTDTIATTKIRIFSSLDLSSNQLTGKIPYQLGDLSGIIALNLSHNNLNGSISESFHKLYNIEALDFSYNNLSGQIPLNLQDLHFLEVFDVSYNNLSGIAPSNAQFSTFDESSYQGNPYLIGFWNKTNRKIVAPSPAPTPFEGWKTDNSAIDSTSSHSSFSVFHFPMLLLSMTMLWINPY from the exons ATGGAGTGTCCTTGGAAGAAGCCATGGGTGGTATTGATGGGAGCAATAGCACTGATTCAATTGTATGGGAGTATCAATAGCCATGGTTGCTTTACAGAAGAGAAGAGGTCACTGCTTGAATTCAAGGCTGCTTATTCTAATGATTCATTGCTTCCTTCTTGGATGGATGGCCCTAACAACAACTGCTGCGATTGGGAGCGCGTCACTTGTCATCCCTCTTCGGGGCGCGTCATCCATCTCTCACTCTATGCTCTCTATAAACTTGGTTCTTTGCCGGATGACAACGGAGAATATGACTGTGATGGCTCTCCAACCTTAAATGGGACCATGTTTCTGTCCTTCAGAGAACTGAGAACTCTTAATTTATCCTACAATTGTTTTGGAGAATTCATTTCGAAGCCCG ATAATAGGAGCATGTCAACATTGAGGAGTTTGGAGGCAATAGATCTCAGTTACAATAACCTCGACCAGAGCATAATTGAGTTCTTGTGTGGTCTCACATCCCTCAAGAGTTTAATTCTTGCCGGTAATAATATCGTTGGTAGTTTTCCTGGCAAAG GATTGTGTAGATTGAAGAAGCTTGAAGTGCTAGATTTGGGTGGTAATGATTTCGAAGGAACTTTAGATGAATGTTTTGGCAACTTGACATCCCTTCAAACTATTGATTTCTCATATAACGGATTAAATGGAAGCATCGCAACACTACTTTCGTTTGTTAGCCTTGTATCACTAGAGTATATTTTACTTGGTGGTAACTACTTCAGCGGGCCTTTTACATTACCCATTATTGATTCAGAATATCACATGAATCAAGTGCATACATTGGACATATCAAACAACCAGATGGATGGCCAGCTCCCCGATAACATAGGCTCCTTTTTCCCACATTTAGAATATTTGGATGTATCAAGCAATTTGTTTGATGGCCATATTGCCGCTTCAATTGGAGAGATGCCAAACTTGAGAGTGTTGAATATGGAGAAAAATAACTTTTCTGGAAACATATCATTGTTATTTCGTTTGCACCGGGAAAATAAGACCTTGAATGAAAAACCTCGGCTTGACACCTTAATTGCATCCAGGAATAGCTTTGAAGGTCCAATAACTCATGACATATGCCAACTTAACCTTCAAGTCATAGATCTCTCTCTCAATAGACTATCTGGCTCTATACCCTCTTGTTTCAACATGTCATCAACACAATTCATTGATTTGAGCCACAACAGATTTATCGGTACTATTCCTGATAGCACTTGCTTCAACATGTCATCAACACAAGTCATTGATTTGAGCAACAACAGATTTATCGGTACTATTCCTGATAGCATTTATGGGGTTGGATCTTTGAGGATACTTTCGTTGAGAGGAAATCAACTGCAAGGCCAACTTTCTAGTCAAATATGCCGTTTAAGAAATCTTTGGATCTTAGACCTTTCAAGCAATTACTTCACCGGATCCATACCTTCTTGCTTTGATAAGAACATGTTTTGCTCCGGCACAGATACAATTGCAACTACTAAGATAAGGATTTTTTCGAGTTTAGATTTGTCGTCTAATCAATTGACAGGAAAGATTCCTTATCAATTAGGAGATCTAAGTGGCATTATTGCTCTCAACTTATCTCACAACAATTTGAATGGATCTATTTCTGAAAGCTTCCACAAGCTATACAACATAGAGGCCTTAGATTTTTCATATAACAATCTAAGTGGACAAATTCCTCTTAATTTACAGGACTTGCATTTTTTAGAAGTCTTTGATGTATCCTACAATAATCTGTCAGGTATAGCACCATCCAATGCACAATTTAGTACCTTCGATGAGAGCAGTTACCAAGGAAATCCGTATCTCATTGGATTCTGGAACAAGACAAACCGAAAAATCGTAGCACCGTCACCAGCCCCAACTCCATTTGAAGGGTGGAAGACAGATAATTCTGCAATTGATTCCACCTCCTCCCATAGCAGTTTTTCTGTATTCCACTTCCCAATGCTCTTATTATCAATGACTATGCTTTGGATAAATCCCTACTAA